In the genome of Campylobacter concisus, one region contains:
- a CDS encoding phosphonate transporter: MEKTKNFLKSTKVKVAAVGSALLSAPALFAGDAPVIPTTPLKADYALFDYVFAGVIAVAFIFMIAGRVKSFIK; encoded by the coding sequence ATGGAAAAGACTAAAAATTTTCTAAAATCTACTAAGGTTAAAGTTGCTGCTGTTGGCTCTGCATTGCTTTCAGCTCCTGCTCTTTTCGCTGGAGATGCTCCAGTTATTCCAACTACGCCGTTAAAAGCTGACTATGCTTTATTTGACTACGTATTTGCTGGTGTTATCGCTGTTGCTTTCATCTTTATGATAGCTGGCAGAGTTAAATCTTTCATCAAGTAA
- a CDS encoding cobalt chelatase, translated as MEKKEIANLLEIELRTLYNWEKSRPKLYNFIMENINSTQENASKIDELKKYFEKLSDIEQEYFLSSLKVKVLEKEIKQTETYK; from the coding sequence ATGGAAAAAAAAGAAATCGCAAATTTACTTGAAATAGAGCTAAGAACTCTCTATAACTGGGAAAAATCAAGACCTAAACTATATAATTTTATTATGGAAAATATTAACTCTACACAAGAAAATGCTTCAAAAATAGATGAATTAAAAAAATATTTTGAAAAATTATCAGACATAGAACAAGAATATTTTTTATCTAGCCTAAAAGTAAAAGTATTAGAAAAAGAAATAAAACAAACAGAAACATACAAATGA
- a CDS encoding histidine kinase, whose amino-acid sequence MNKRKAAKFIEKDISTIYNWKKTNPNLYKILEFYFQKESEINPTHKELIELFDKLSEMEQQFYLSDIRARILKKEIG is encoded by the coding sequence ATGAATAAAAGAAAAGCAGCCAAATTTATAGAAAAAGATATAAGCACTATCTATAACTGGAAAAAAACTAACCCCAACCTATACAAAATACTAGAATTTTATTTTCAAAAAGAAAGTGAAATTAATCCAACGCATAAAGAGCTAATAGAACTATTTGATAAGTTAAGTGAAATGGAACAGCAATTTTATTTATCAGACATAAGAGCAAGAATACTTAAAAAAGAAATAGGTTAA
- a CDS encoding helix-turn-helix domain-containing transcriptional regulator, with the protein MKEEFTKFNLEDYLTTDKLRKEYLNQVLSDGDIEELKRALFYIVKSI; encoded by the coding sequence TTGAAAGAAGAATTTACAAAATTTAATCTAGAAGACTATTTAACAACCGATAAACTTAGAAAAGAATATTTAAATCAGGTTTTGTCTGATGGCGATATCGAAGAATTGAAAAGAGCATTATTCTATATAGTAAAATCAATTTGA
- a CDS encoding tyrosine-type recombinase/integrase, with protein MAYYWVSQGAYDNCKDLPLNKCPITHLNHDTANRMWWAVRNHLGYKGENNTHGLYVLRHTVASRLVSLKGFNAHKLMAFMGHTDIKSSLHYVHLNVDDIRDGMGVGV; from the coding sequence ATGGCTTACTACTGGGTATCTCAAGGGGCTTATGACAACTGCAAAGACCTACCCTTAAACAAGTGCCCCATAACTCATCTAAACCACGATACAGCAAATCGTATGTGGTGGGCTGTAAGAAACCATCTAGGATATAAGGGAGAAAACAACACTCACGGACTATACGTATTACGCCATACAGTGGCTTCTAGGTTAGTGAGTTTGAAGGGATTTAATGCTCATAAACTGATGGCTTTTATGGGTCATACAGATATCAAAAGTAGCTTACACTACGTTCATCTCAATGTTGATGATATACGTGACGGTATGGGAGTTGGCGTTTAG
- a CDS encoding c-type cytochrome yields the protein MKKLLIVSSVAALLSTAAFAADGAAIYKKCIACHGAKAEKMFNNKVPALTSLDAAAIEEALKGYKTGANKFGLGAMMKPIATPMSDEDAKAVAEYIQTLK from the coding sequence ATGAAAAAATTACTAATTGTTTCTAGTGTTGCGGCTCTACTTTCAACTGCTGCCTTTGCTGCAGATGGTGCTGCTATCTATAAAAAATGTATCGCCTGTCATGGTGCAAAAGCTGAAAAAATGTTTAATAATAAAGTTCCAGCTTTAACATCTCTTGATGCAGCAGCTATCGAAGAGGCACTAAAGGGTTATAAAACAGGAGCAAATAAATTTGGTCTTGGCGCTATGATGAAACCAATCGCTACTCCAATGAGTGACGAAGATGCAAAAGCAGTAGCTGAATACATCCAAACTTTAAAATAA
- the gmhB gene encoding D-glycero-beta-D-manno-heptose 1,7-bisphosphate 7-phosphatase, whose translation MNKNEPIKALFLDRDGVINEDAGYVYDIKDFKFIDGIFDALREFAGAGYKLFVVTNQSGIGRGYYTKEQFETLTKFMLEIFKKEQISITKVYFCPHAPEADCACRKPNPKMILDACKEFNINPKNSLMIGDKPSDVEAGKRAGVGRNFLLDGINFKNVRDVLNKLKKEKSL comes from the coding sequence ATGAATAAAAATGAGCCTATTAAAGCACTTTTTCTGGATAGAGACGGCGTAATAAACGAAGATGCTGGATATGTTTACGATATAAAAGATTTTAAATTTATCGATGGTATTTTTGATGCGTTAAGAGAATTTGCTGGGGCTGGCTACAAGCTCTTTGTCGTGACAAATCAATCAGGTATCGGCAGAGGCTACTACACGAAGGAGCAGTTTGAGACTCTAACTAAATTTATGCTTGAAATTTTCAAAAAAGAGCAAATTTCCATCACAAAAGTCTATTTTTGCCCACATGCCCCAGAGGCGGATTGCGCTTGTAGAAAACCAAATCCAAAGATGATACTTGATGCCTGCAAAGAATTTAACATAAACCCTAAAAACTCGCTCATGATAGGTGATAAGCCAAGCGACGTCGAGGCTGGCAAAAGAGCTGGCGTTGGTAGAAATTTCTTGCTTGATGGCATAAATTTTAAAAATGTAAGAGATGTTTTAAATAAGCTAAAAAAGGAAAAATCACTATGA
- the rfaD gene encoding ADP-glyceromanno-heptose 6-epimerase produces the protein MNLNEKKIVITGGAGFIGSALAHYFDENYKDAHVLVVDKFRNDETFSNGNLKSFGHFKNLLGFKGEIYAGDINDPSTLEKIKSFRPDVIYHEAAISDTTVKEQDELIKTNVNAFVNLLDICESLGAKMIYASSGATYGNAKSPQTVGECEAPNNVYGFSKLSMDNINKIYAKRGVSVVGLRYFNVFGKGEFFKNKTASMVLQFGLQILAGKTPRLFEGSDQIKRDFVYIKDIIDANIKALDAPSGVYNAATGKARSFQDIADILQREIGVNLGNEYIKNPFIGSYQFHTEADVAPAREAFGFSATWSLEEAIKDYLPEIKRIYKEEING, from the coding sequence ATGAATTTAAATGAAAAAAAGATAGTTATAACTGGCGGTGCTGGCTTTATCGGCTCAGCCTTGGCGCATTATTTTGATGAAAACTATAAAGACGCTCACGTGCTTGTCGTAGATAAATTTAGAAACGACGAGACATTTAGCAATGGCAACCTAAAAAGCTTTGGACATTTTAAAAATTTACTTGGCTTTAAGGGTGAAATTTACGCCGGCGACATCAACGATCCTAGCACGCTTGAGAAGATAAAGAGCTTTCGCCCAGACGTCATCTACCACGAAGCAGCGATCTCTGATACGACCGTAAAAGAGCAAGACGAGCTAATAAAAACAAATGTAAATGCCTTTGTAAATTTGCTTGATATCTGCGAGAGTTTGGGCGCAAAGATGATCTACGCTAGCTCAGGGGCGACTTATGGCAACGCAAAGAGCCCACAAACCGTTGGCGAGTGCGAAGCGCCAAATAACGTCTATGGCTTTAGCAAGCTAAGCATGGATAATATCAATAAAATTTACGCAAAACGCGGTGTAAGCGTGGTTGGACTGAGGTATTTTAACGTCTTTGGCAAGGGCGAGTTTTTCAAAAACAAAACCGCCTCAATGGTGCTTCAGTTTGGCCTGCAAATTTTAGCTGGCAAGACCCCAAGACTCTTTGAGGGTAGCGACCAGATCAAAAGAGACTTTGTTTACATAAAAGATATCATTGATGCAAACATAAAAGCGCTTGACGCACCAAGTGGCGTCTATAACGCAGCTACTGGCAAGGCAAGGAGCTTTCAAGATATCGCTGACATCTTGCAGCGAGAGATTGGCGTAAATTTAGGCAACGAATACATAAAAAATCCATTTATTGGCTCATATCAGTTTCACACCGAGGCCGACGTAGCCCCAGCTCGCGAGGCATTTGGCTTTAGTGCGACTTGGAGTTTGGAAGAGGCGATAAAAGACTACTTACCAGAGATAAAGAGAATTTATAAGGAAGAGATAAATGGCTAA
- the rfaE1 gene encoding D-glycero-beta-D-manno-heptose-7-phosphate kinase, producing MAKRVKILVVGDLMLDHYIWGSCDRISPEAPVQVVKINNETYTLGGAGNVVRNLLSLGANVSVASVLGDDEAGKKIKEKLAELNVKDELILTEKGRESSIKSRIMASHQQVVRIDKESVVKINLEDELILKVKENLANFKAVLLSDYGKGVLSEKVCQEIINECVRLNIPVLIDPKGSDYSKYKNATLLTPNKKEASEATNLKIKDKAELEKAIKQLKDELNLTYSIITISEEGIALYDDKLHIFAAKAKEVFDVTGAGDTVLATLGYMLATGADIKEAIKIANLAAAVVVAKIGSATASFSEIEQLLNSSFGANFEHKLKSVEELEEILSQKDKKKVVFTNGCFDILHAGHVKYLARARELGDLLVVGLNSDASVKRLKGDERPINSQNDRACVLSGLGFVDYVVIFDEDTPLNLITKIKPDVLVKGADYKGKEVVGSDIVKEVRLIDFVEGKSTTGIIKRIKDAKNNDKK from the coding sequence ATGGCTAAGAGAGTTAAAATTTTAGTCGTTGGCGATCTCATGTTAGATCACTACATCTGGGGTAGCTGCGACCGTATCTCGCCAGAAGCGCCAGTGCAGGTAGTAAAGATAAATAACGAAACCTACACGCTTGGTGGCGCTGGCAACGTGGTGAGAAATTTACTCTCGCTTGGCGCAAATGTGAGTGTGGCTAGCGTCTTAGGAGATGATGAGGCTGGTAAAAAGATAAAAGAGAAGCTTGCTGAGCTAAACGTAAAAGATGAGCTCATACTCACCGAAAAAGGACGCGAAAGCTCGATAAAAAGCCGTATCATGGCATCGCACCAGCAAGTTGTCAGGATCGATAAAGAGAGCGTCGTCAAGATAAATTTAGAAGATGAGCTCATCTTAAAAGTAAAAGAAAACCTTGCAAATTTCAAGGCTGTCTTGTTAAGTGACTACGGCAAAGGCGTGCTTAGCGAAAAGGTCTGCCAAGAGATCATAAACGAGTGCGTGAGGCTAAATATCCCAGTGCTTATCGATCCAAAAGGTAGCGACTACTCAAAATACAAAAACGCAACCCTTCTAACACCAAATAAAAAAGAGGCGAGTGAGGCTACAAATTTAAAGATAAAAGATAAGGCCGAGCTTGAAAAGGCGATAAAACAGCTAAAAGATGAGCTAAATTTGACCTATTCGATCATCACAATCTCAGAAGAGGGTATCGCGCTATATGATGACAAATTGCACATCTTTGCCGCTAAAGCAAAAGAGGTCTTTGATGTCACTGGCGCTGGAGATACGGTGCTTGCCACACTTGGCTACATGCTAGCAACTGGGGCTGACATAAAAGAGGCGATAAAGATAGCAAACCTCGCAGCAGCCGTCGTCGTAGCTAAAATTGGCAGTGCAACGGCTAGCTTTAGCGAGATCGAGCAGCTGCTAAATAGCTCGTTTGGGGCAAATTTCGAGCACAAGCTTAAAAGCGTTGAGGAGTTAGAAGAAATTTTGAGCCAAAAGGATAAGAAAAAGGTCGTTTTCACAAATGGCTGCTTTGATATCTTACACGCTGGACACGTAAAATACCTTGCGCGCGCAAGGGAGCTTGGCGATCTTTTGGTTGTTGGGCTAAACTCGGACGCTTCAGTTAAGAGACTAAAAGGCGATGAGCGTCCTATAAATTCGCAAAATGATAGAGCCTGCGTGCTAAGCGGGCTTGGATTTGTCGATTATGTCGTGATATTTGATGAGGATACGCCTTTAAATTTGATAACAAAGATAAAGCCAGATGTGCTTGTAAAAGGGGCTGATTATAAAGGCAAAGAGGTCGTTGGCAGCGATATCGTAAAAGAGGTCAGGCTGATCGACTTTGTCGAGGGCAAAAGCACGACAGGGATAATAAAAAGGATAAAAGATGCTAAAAACAATGATAAAAAATGA
- the gmhA gene encoding D-sedoheptulose 7-phosphate isomerase, whose protein sequence is MLKTMIKNELEAHQKTFSEHVNLLGSLERACQMVVDTLKNGKKVLICGNGGSAADAQHFAAELTGRYKSERQPLPGIALTTDTSALTAIGNDYGFDYVFSRQFEALARPGDLLVAISTSGNSKNVLEAIKSAKKMGASVLGLSGKGGGAMNEDCDLNLVVSSSDTARIQESHIFFIHTICQAVDEAFRG, encoded by the coding sequence ATGCTAAAAACAATGATAAAAAATGAGCTCGAGGCTCACCAAAAGACCTTTAGTGAGCATGTAAATTTGCTGGGTAGCTTGGAGCGCGCTTGCCAGATGGTAGTTGATACACTAAAAAATGGCAAAAAGGTGCTCATTTGCGGTAACGGCGGCTCTGCGGCGGACGCTCAGCACTTTGCAGCTGAGTTAACTGGCAGATATAAAAGTGAGCGCCAGCCACTACCAGGCATCGCGCTGACTACCGACACTTCGGCACTTACGGCCATTGGCAACGACTACGGCTTTGACTACGTTTTCTCACGCCAGTTTGAGGCCTTAGCTCGTCCTGGCGACTTACTCGTAGCGATCTCAACAAGCGGCAACAGCAAAAACGTCCTTGAAGCTATAAAAAGTGCCAAGAAAATGGGCGCATCAGTGCTTGGACTTAGTGGCAAAGGCGGAGGCGCTATGAATGAGGATTGTGATCTAAATTTAGTCGTTAGCTCAAGCGATACTGCAAGGATACAAGAGTCGCACATATTTTTTATTCACACAATTTGCCAGGCTGTAGACGAGGCTTTTAGGGGCTAA
- a CDS encoding SseB family protein, with translation MQEVMDKFLSDPSRQNEINLIAALKKASFFAPVLLNQALAKPDGGVVYEEEGSNIKFILLEDEGEKLSYFPAFTSKEAMKLWRNDSEQESIEIGLKEYLAMLKESSYAGVVVDAFSYDFILKKEQIEKILD, from the coding sequence ATGCAAGAAGTGATGGATAAATTTTTAAGTGATCCCAGCCGGCAAAATGAGATAAATTTGATAGCGGCTTTAAAAAAGGCTAGCTTTTTCGCTCCGGTGCTTTTAAACCAAGCGCTTGCAAAGCCTGATGGCGGCGTTGTTTACGAGGAGGAGGGCTCAAATATCAAATTTATCCTGCTTGAAGATGAGGGCGAAAAACTTAGCTATTTTCCGGCATTTACAAGCAAAGAGGCGATGAAACTTTGGCGAAATGACAGCGAGCAAGAAAGCATTGAGATAGGACTAAAAGAGTATCTTGCGATGCTAAAAGAGAGCAGCTACGCTGGAGTCGTGGTTGATGCATTTAGCTATGATTTTATTCTTAAAAAAGAGCAGATAGAAAAAATTTTAGACTAA
- the gyrA gene encoding DNA gyrase subunit A, with amino-acid sequence MKDNLLELTQDIASVDIEESIKTSYLDYSMSVIVGRALPDARDGLKPVHRRILYAMDNLGVGSRSAYMKSARIVGEVIGKYHPHGDTAVYDALVRMAQKFSMRYPVVDGQGNFGSIDGDSAAAMRYTEARMTMLTEELLKDIDKDTVDFVPNYDDREVEPDVLPSRVPNLLLNGSSGIAVGMATNIPPHSLDELIDGLLLLLENKEATLEEVMEFIKGPDFPTGGIIFGKKGIIEAYRTGRGRVKLRAKTHIEKKPNKDVIVIDELPYQTNKARLIEQIAELVKDKQIDGISEVRDESDKDGIRVVIELKRDAMSDIVLNNLFKSTTMESTFGVIMLAINNKEPKVFNLIELLKLFLNHRKTVIIRRTIFELEKARARAHILEGLKIALDNIDEVIELIRNSADTAVAREGLMSKFNLSELQANAILDMRLSKLTGLEREKLEAELAELMAEIARLDEILKSETLLENLIKEELLEIKNKFKVPRVTEIVDDYDDIDIEDLIPNENMVVTITHRGYIKRVPSKQYEKQKRGGKGKVAVTTYDDDFIESFFTSNTHDTLMFVTDRGQLYWLKVYKIPEGSRTAKGKAVVNLIQLQPDEKIKAIIPTTDFDESKSLAFFTKNGIVKRTNLSEFKNIRSVGVRAISLDENDELVTALIAQTYDDIPVTDPENELSVETEVLEVEELQNEIDEDSANAEEDADSSDETMLFVVTKKGMCLKFKISKVRQMGRTARGVTGIKFKEPGDEVVGAAVIESNDQEILSISQKGIGKRTTADEYRLTNRGGKGVICMKLTSRTGDLVGVVMVDEEQDLMALTSSGKMIRVDMQSIRKAGRNTSGVIVVNVDGDDVVSIARCPKADDGEDEEEAPSEDMGLLE; translated from the coding sequence ATGAAAGACAATCTACTTGAATTAACCCAAGATATCGCATCTGTTGATATCGAAGAGTCTATAAAAACTAGCTATCTTGACTACTCCATGAGCGTCATCGTCGGACGTGCTTTGCCTGACGCTAGAGACGGATTAAAGCCAGTTCATAGAAGAATTTTATACGCTATGGACAATCTTGGCGTTGGTAGCAGAAGTGCCTATATGAAGTCAGCTCGTATCGTCGGTGAAGTAATCGGTAAATATCACCCGCACGGCGACACAGCGGTTTATGACGCACTTGTTCGTATGGCTCAGAAATTTTCTATGCGTTATCCAGTCGTTGACGGGCAAGGAAACTTTGGCTCGATAGATGGCGACAGCGCAGCTGCGATGCGTTATACCGAAGCTAGAATGACCATGCTTACTGAAGAGCTTTTAAAAGATATCGACAAAGACACGGTTGATTTTGTACCAAACTACGACGATAGAGAGGTTGAGCCAGATGTACTTCCAAGCCGTGTGCCAAATTTATTATTAAACGGCTCAAGTGGTATTGCTGTTGGTATGGCGACAAATATCCCGCCACACAGCCTTGATGAGCTTATAGACGGTCTTTTACTACTTCTTGAAAACAAAGAGGCGACGCTTGAAGAGGTAATGGAATTTATAAAAGGTCCAGACTTCCCAACTGGCGGTATCATCTTTGGTAAAAAAGGCATCATAGAGGCTTACCGCACAGGTCGCGGCAGGGTCAAACTAAGAGCTAAAACGCACATAGAAAAAAAGCCAAATAAAGACGTCATCGTTATCGACGAGCTGCCTTATCAAACAAACAAAGCAAGGCTTATTGAGCAGATCGCTGAGCTCGTAAAAGATAAGCAGATAGATGGCATCAGCGAGGTTAGAGATGAGTCTGACAAAGACGGCATCCGCGTCGTTATAGAGCTAAAACGCGACGCTATGAGCGACATCGTGCTAAATAACCTCTTTAAATCAACCACTATGGAGAGCACTTTTGGCGTTATTATGCTTGCTATTAATAACAAAGAGCCAAAGGTATTTAACCTTATTGAGCTACTTAAGCTATTTTTAAATCACAGAAAAACGGTCATTATTAGAAGGACGATATTTGAGCTTGAAAAAGCGCGCGCAAGAGCCCACATCTTAGAGGGTCTAAAGATCGCACTTGATAACATCGACGAGGTGATCGAGCTTATTAGAAATAGTGCTGATACGGCGGTTGCTAGAGAAGGCTTGATGAGTAAATTTAACCTCTCAGAGCTACAAGCAAACGCGATCCTAGATATGAGGCTAAGCAAGCTAACGGGTCTTGAGCGCGAAAAACTAGAGGCCGAGTTAGCCGAGCTGATGGCTGAGATCGCAAGACTTGATGAAATTTTAAAAAGTGAGACATTGCTTGAAAATTTGATAAAAGAAGAGCTTCTTGAGATCAAAAATAAATTTAAAGTGCCAAGAGTTACTGAGATCGTTGATGACTACGATGATATCGACATTGAAGATCTGATACCAAATGAAAATATGGTCGTAACCATAACTCACCGCGGCTACATCAAGCGTGTGCCAAGCAAGCAGTACGAGAAGCAAAAACGTGGTGGCAAGGGCAAAGTAGCGGTCACTACATACGATGATGATTTTATAGAGAGTTTCTTTACTTCAAATACCCACGACACACTTATGTTTGTGACTGACCGCGGACAGCTATACTGGCTAAAAGTCTATAAGATTCCAGAGGGAAGCCGAACAGCAAAAGGCAAAGCAGTTGTAAATTTGATTCAATTGCAGCCTGACGAGAAGATCAAAGCGATCATCCCAACGACTGATTTTGACGAGAGCAAATCGTTAGCGTTCTTTACTAAAAATGGCATCGTAAAACGCACAAATTTAAGCGAGTTTAAAAATATCCGCTCAGTTGGTGTAAGAGCTATAAGCCTCGATGAGAACGACGAGCTAGTAACTGCGCTTATCGCTCAAACATACGATGATATACCAGTGACTGACCCTGAAAATGAGCTAAGCGTAGAGACAGAGGTGCTTGAAGTAGAAGAGCTTCAGAATGAGATCGATGAAGATAGTGCAAATGCTGAAGAGGACGCAGACTCAAGCGATGAGACAATGCTATTTGTCGTTACTAAAAAGGGTATGTGTCTTAAATTTAAGATCAGCAAGGTTCGCCAAATGGGAAGAACTGCACGCGGCGTAACGGGCATCAAATTTAAAGAGCCAGGTGACGAAGTCGTAGGTGCAGCAGTCATCGAAAGCAATGATCAAGAAATTTTAAGCATATCTCAAAAAGGTATCGGCAAGCGCACAACCGCTGATGAGTACCGCTTGACAAACCGCGGCGGTAAAGGCGTCATCTGCATGAAACTAACAAGCAGAACAGGTGATCTTGTGGGCGTTGTGATGGTTGATGAAGAGCAAGATCTAATGGCTCTAACATCAAGCGGCAAGATGATAAGAGTAGATATGCAAAGCATCCGCAAAGCAGGACGTAATACAAGCGGCGTTATCGTCGTAAACGTCGATGGCGATGATGTTGTAAGTATCGCAAGATGCCCTAAGGCAGATGATGGCGAGGATGAGGAAGAAGCACCAAGCGAAGATATGGGGCTTTTGGAATAA
- a CDS encoding LPP20 family lipoprotein, whose translation MKILSFALMVALFGGCSFNGFMGEPTSTSNRNVVIQKVDKDDLREVMKKEKMIYDSAPRETTFRATGEGIAPLNSLSYAQSVTLAKRAAMADAYSQLAGKLYGVKINAEDTVRDAMLNDSSITSKVQGLVKNARIVNENFKDGLYKVNMELKIDEDKWREVFSY comes from the coding sequence ATTAAAATTTTATCTTTTGCTTTGATGGTAGCTTTATTTGGCGGTTGCTCATTTAACGGCTTTATGGGCGAGCCAACTAGCACATCAAACCGTAATGTAGTCATCCAAAAGGTCGATAAAGACGATCTTAGAGAGGTGATGAAAAAAGAGAAGATGATATATGATAGCGCTCCAAGAGAGACCACTTTTAGAGCCACAGGCGAGGGCATAGCTCCGCTAAATTCGCTCTCATACGCTCAGTCAGTCACTCTTGCAAAAAGAGCAGCTATGGCTGATGCTTATTCGCAGCTTGCTGGTAAGCTTTATGGCGTAAAGATCAATGCTGAAGACACCGTAAGAGACGCGATGCTAAACGACTCATCTATCACTTCAAAGGTTCAAGGCCTTGTTAAAAACGCAAGGATCGTGAATGAAAATTTCAAAGACGGGCTTTATAAGGTAAATATGGAGCTTAAGATAGACGAAGATAAGTGGCGAGAAGTCTTTTCTTACTAA
- a CDS encoding sigma-54-dependent transcriptional regulator, producing MNIVIVEDDINMRKSLEIALGEYDELNIKSYKSAVEALKKLSDDTDLIITDINMPKMDGLEFIKELNGKFDVIIMTGNATLNKAIESVRLGVKDFLTKPFDVSTLYEAIKRVELLKQKTPKTIKKIETKSENNGFLATSKALEATLNIALKAARTDASVMLSGESGVGKEVFAKFIHANSPRKDAVFVALNMAAIPENLIESELFGFEKGAFTDAATTKKGQFELANGGTLFLDEIGEMPINLQPKLLRALQEREITRLGATKSEKIDVRIICATNANLELAMKEGRFREDLFYRLNTIPLFIPPLRERKDEILPIAQDTLEKCCKEYGFEAKNFSKAAKEELLSYDYPGNIRELISVVQRAVILSEGDEILPNDLFLQARSKK from the coding sequence ATGAATATCGTCATAGTAGAAGATGACATCAATATGCGAAAGTCGCTTGAGATCGCACTTGGCGAGTACGACGAGCTAAACATCAAGAGCTATAAGAGCGCAGTTGAAGCTCTAAAAAAGCTAAGCGACGACACTGATCTAATCATAACCGACATAAACATGCCAAAGATGGACGGACTTGAGTTCATTAAAGAGTTAAACGGCAAATTTGACGTCATCATAATGACAGGAAATGCGACGCTTAATAAGGCGATAGAGAGCGTTAGGCTCGGCGTGAAGGACTTTTTAACAAAGCCATTTGACGTCTCGACGCTATATGAAGCGATAAAAAGGGTCGAGCTTCTTAAGCAAAAAACTCCAAAAACTATAAAAAAAATAGAAACAAAAAGCGAAAATAACGGCTTTTTAGCCACTTCAAAGGCACTTGAAGCGACGCTAAATATCGCGCTAAAAGCTGCAAGGACTGACGCTTCAGTCATGCTTAGTGGCGAAAGTGGCGTTGGCAAGGAGGTCTTTGCTAAATTTATCCACGCAAACTCACCTAGAAAAGATGCTGTATTTGTTGCTTTAAATATGGCAGCGATCCCTGAAAATTTGATAGAAAGTGAGCTTTTTGGCTTTGAAAAAGGCGCATTTACTGACGCTGCGACTACAAAAAAAGGACAGTTTGAGCTAGCAAATGGTGGAACGCTATTTTTAGATGAGATCGGCGAGATGCCTATAAATTTACAACCAAAGCTGCTTCGTGCCTTGCAGGAGCGCGAGATAACAAGACTTGGCGCTACAAAGAGCGAAAAGATAGATGTTCGCATCATCTGCGCTACAAACGCAAATTTAGAGCTTGCGATGAAAGAGGGCAGGTTTAGAGAGGATCTTTTCTACCGCCTAAATACGATCCCGCTTTTCATCCCGCCACTTCGTGAGCGAAAAGATGAAATTTTACCTATCGCGCAGGATACTTTGGAAAAATGTTGCAAAGAGTATGGCTTTGAGGCTAAAAATTTCTCAAAAGCGGCAAAAGAGGAGCTTTTGAGCTATGACTATCCAGGCAACATAAGAGAGCTCATTTCAGTCGTGCAAAGAGCAGTGATACTAAGCGAGGGTGATGAAATTTTGCCAAATGATCTATTTTTACAAGCCAGAAGCAAAAAATAG